DNA from Petropleomorpha daqingensis:
GAGCGACCCGGACGGCGGCATGTTCGTCTGGGCGCGGCTGCCCGGCGAGGTCGACACCGCCGAGCTGCTGCGGACGGCGCTGGAGCATGACGTCGCCTTCGTGCCCGGTGCGCCGTTCTACGCGGGCACCCCGGACCGCGCCACGCTGCGGCTGTCGTTCACCACGAACACCCCTGAGGTGATCACCGAGGGCATCACCCGCCTCGGCCGCGCCCTCCGCCGCTGAGCGAGCATGCTCTCTGCGTGAAGCGCTGGCGCGCGGTGGCCGGGGGAGTGGCCGTCGCCGTCCTCCTCGGGGGCTGTGGCGCCGGGACCCCGCAGGACCCGTCCCCGGCGACGACCTCCCACGTCGTCCTGGGGTCGCAGGGGCGGGTCGAGCACGTGCCACCCGTCGGGAACGGTTTCGGTGGCTACGGGGACTACGCGGTCTACCTGCCGCCGGGGTACGGGCAGGACCCGCAGCGGCGCTATCCGGTCGTCTACCTGCTGCACGCCGGGGGTGGCGACGCCGACTTCTACCCCGACCTCGGAGTCGCCGAGGCCATGGAGACCGCCCTCGCCGCCGGGTCGGTGCGGCCGATGATCCTGGTCATGGTCGACGGGGGACCGAAGTTCGCCGGCGACGGGAGCGTGGCGGAGAACTTCGACGACTTCTTCGTGTCCGACCTGGTCCCCAGCGTCGACCGGACGTGGCTCACCCGCCCGGAGCGAGCCGGCCGCGCCGTCGCGGGGATCTCGCTGGGCGGCCGGCACGCGCTCGCGATCGCCGCGACGCACCCCGATCTCGCCGTCGCGGTCGGCGGCCACAGCACCACCGTCGCGAACCTGCCCGACAGGACGGCGCAGCGGCTGGCCGCCGCCGGCACCTCGGTCTACCTCGACGTCGGCCGCGGCGACGGCCTCTTCGACAGCGACGAGGCGTTCGCCCACGCACTGCGCCGGGAAGGCGCCGACGTGCGCTGGAACCCGGCCGAGGGAGCGCACGAGCCGGCCTACTGGCGCGGCCACCTGCCGGACTACCTGCGGTTCTACTCCGACGAGCTCGGTGCGTGAGCCTCAGTCGGCCGGCTCGTCCGTCCAGTCCGGACCGCCGACCTCGCCGAGGCCGGCCAGGTCGGCGGCGTCCACGATCGTGTACGCGTAGCCCTGCTCGGCGAGGAAGCGCTGCCGGTGGGCGGCGTACTCGCTGTCGAGGGTGTCGCGGCTGACCACGGTGTAGAAGTGCGCCTGCCGGCCGTCGGCCTTGGGCCGCAGCACCCGGCCGAGCCGCTGCGCCTCCTCCTGCCGCGAGCCGAACGTGCCCGACACCTGCACCGCGACCGCGGCCTCGGGCAGGTCGATCGAGAAGTTGGCCACCTTGGACACCACGAGGGTGCGCAGCTCACCGGAGCGGAACTGGTCGAACAGCTTCTCCCGTTCCCGGTTGGTGGTCGAGCCCTGGATCACCGGGGCGTCGAGCGCGGTGCCGAGCTCCTCGAGCTGGTCGAGGTAGGCGCCGATCACCAGCTTCTGCTCGTGCGGGTGGCGCTCCAGGATCCGGCGGATCACCGGCATCTTCGAGGTCGCGGTCGCCGCGATCCGGTAGCGCTCCTCCGGCTCGGCGACGGCGTAGGTCATCCGCTCGTCGTCGTCCAGGGCGACCCGGACCTCGATGCACTCGGCCGGGGCGATGTAGCCCTGCGACTCGATGTCCTTCCACGGGGCGTCGTACCGCTTCGGCCCGATGAGGGAGAAGACGTCGTCCTCCCGGCCGTCCTCGCGCACCAGGGTGGCGGTCAGGCCCAGCCGGCGGCGCGACTGCAGGTCGGCGGTCAGCCGGAAGATCGGGGCCGGCAGCAGGTGCACCTCGTCGTAGACGATCAGGCCCCAGTCCTGCGCGTCGAACAGGTCCAGGTGCCGGTACTCGCCCTTCCGGCGGGTGGTCATCACCTGGTAGGTCGCGATGGTGACCGGCCGGATCTCCTTGCGCTCGCCGGAGTACTCGCCGATCTCCTCCTCGGTCAGCGACGTCCGCGCGATCAGCTCCCGCTTCCACTGCCGCCCGGCGACGGTGTTGGTCACCAGGATCAGCGTGGTCGCCTTGGCCTCGGCCATCGCCGCGGCGCCGACCAGCGTCTTGCCCGCACCGCAGGGCAGGACGACGACCCCCGACCCGCCGGCCCAGAAGCCCTCCACGGCCTCTTTCTGGTAGTCGCGCAGGTGCCAGCCGCTCTGGTCCAGCTCGATCGGGTGCGCCTGCCCGTCGACGTAGCCGGCGAGGTCCTCGGCCGGCCAGCCGATCTTGAGCAGCGCCTGCTTCAGCCGCCCGCGCTCGGACGGGTGGACGACGACGGTGTCGTCGTCGATGCGGACGCCGAGCATCGGGGCGACCCGCTTGGAGCGGATGACCTCCTCGAGCACCGCGCGGTCGGAGGTGGTGAGGACCAGCCCGTGCACCGGGTTGTTGACCAGCGACAGCCGCCCGAAGCGGTCCATCGTGTCGGCGACGTCGACCAGCAGCGCGTGCGGCACCGGGTAGCGCGAGTAGCGCACCAGGGCGTCGACGACCTGCTCGGCGTCGTGCCCGGCGGCCCGCGCGTTCCACAGCGCGAGCGGCGTCACCCGGTAGGTGTGCACGTGCTCGGGGGAGCGCTCCAGCTCGGCGAACGGCGCGATCGCCGCGCGGCACTCGCGGGCCAGCGGGTGGTCGACCTCGAGCAGCAGGGTCTTGTCCGACTGGACGATGAGGGGACCGTCGGTCACGCGGAAACCTTCTCTGCAGGGCGGGGGAGGCGCACGTTCGCGCCGGACTCCCCAAGGTAACGCCGCCTGCCGACGGGTTCGTCCCGTCCGCGGGGTCGCCTACTGCAGCAGGGCCGCCATCCGCTCCCGCAGGGCGGTTGCGGCGGAGTACGGCCGCACCATCACAGTGAGCTCGGTGAGGACGCCGTCGGCGGCCCGGAGGATGTCGACGCCCTCCAGCTCGCGGTCGCC
Protein-coding regions in this window:
- a CDS encoding alpha/beta hydrolase; this encodes MKRWRAVAGGVAVAVLLGGCGAGTPQDPSPATTSHVVLGSQGRVEHVPPVGNGFGGYGDYAVYLPPGYGQDPQRRYPVVYLLHAGGGDADFYPDLGVAEAMETALAAGSVRPMILVMVDGGPKFAGDGSVAENFDDFFVSDLVPSVDRTWLTRPERAGRAVAGISLGGRHALAIAATHPDLAVAVGGHSTTVANLPDRTAQRLAAAGTSVYLDVGRGDGLFDSDEAFAHALRREGADVRWNPAEGAHEPAYWRGHLPDYLRFYSDELGA
- a CDS encoding DNA repair helicase XPB, with the protein product MTDGPLIVQSDKTLLLEVDHPLARECRAAIAPFAELERSPEHVHTYRVTPLALWNARAAGHDAEQVVDALVRYSRYPVPHALLVDVADTMDRFGRLSLVNNPVHGLVLTTSDRAVLEEVIRSKRVAPMLGVRIDDDTVVVHPSERGRLKQALLKIGWPAEDLAGYVDGQAHPIELDQSGWHLRDYQKEAVEGFWAGGSGVVVLPCGAGKTLVGAAAMAEAKATTLILVTNTVAGRQWKRELIARTSLTEEEIGEYSGERKEIRPVTIATYQVMTTRRKGEYRHLDLFDAQDWGLIVYDEVHLLPAPIFRLTADLQSRRRLGLTATLVREDGREDDVFSLIGPKRYDAPWKDIESQGYIAPAECIEVRVALDDDERMTYAVAEPEERYRIAATATSKMPVIRRILERHPHEQKLVIGAYLDQLEELGTALDAPVIQGSTTNREREKLFDQFRSGELRTLVVSKVANFSIDLPEAAVAVQVSGTFGSRQEEAQRLGRVLRPKADGRQAHFYTVVSRDTLDSEYAAHRQRFLAEQGYAYTIVDAADLAGLGEVGGPDWTDEPAD